CGCACGACCCGCGGATGTGTTCCACGATTCGCGGGATCCGTTATGTACGCGATCGGCACTTCAAACAGTTCGCCCACCTCGGCGACGTTCGGCAAGAATGCCGGTCGATGATCGCATCCCGCGACCCAGGGGATTACATAAAAATGGGTACCGAAGATATACAATGGTGATAAGTTGCCGAGCACTTCCACACTGCTTTGCGGAACGTTCAACTCTTCCTCCAACTCACGCAACGCCGCACTCTTCGTGGTTTCATCCGCCTCGACATAGCCCCCCGGCAAGCTCACTTGGCCGGGATGCGCGGGAAGATCGTCGCGGCGTTTCGTAAGCGCGAGATGCCATGCGCCGTCGTGCGGATAAACTAAGATCAAAACGGCGGCCCGGCGCGCGTCGTGCGGCGGCGGGCCGAAGTGGCGACCATAGGCCAACTCCGGCTCGAACAGCGCTTGTGCTGAGCGTCCGGGCAACGGTCTCTCCAAGCGGCTGCGCAAGCGCTCGAGGTAGTCGCTGGAGGGCGTCATGGCCCGTCCCCTCGCGGTTCGACCGCGTAGACGACATAGACATCGTTGCGATATACGACCGGGAGCGCAAGCGGCGGCTCCGCATACGTGACGACATGCGTGATGCCGTACTTACGACAGACACGAAGCATTTGGTCGTGGGGTATATAGTTCACCCAGCGCTCGTTAGGGCCGTAGAGTTCCTGAAGCCTGCGTTCCCATTCGAGAAGCGAGCGAGCATCTTGCGGGATGTCTTTCCAGGTCACGAACTCCGCCCGCTCGGCGTGCCATTTGAATGTCGTATAGGCGCGCGGGGCGAGCACGAGCGCGTCGCGCGGAGTCGTTTGCCGAATCCAACGACAAACGTCGAGCCAGCGTTCGAGTGTCGGGGCATCTACGACAGCTTCCCCCCGCGGAAGCCCGTCGGCTGCGCTCCGTTCTCGCCAAATGCTCGCGAAATGGAGGCCACCGCAGAGTAACAGCAGCCCGATAGCGACTTTGCGAAGCACAGGCCTACCGGACTGCTGTGCCGCCACGGCCGCTAGTTCGAGAACCACGGAGACTGCCGTCACGACGTCGGACAAGCGAAACCAATAGAACTTCAATAACGCCGCAGCCCAAGAAGTCGGCTCCGGCGAGGCATAGGAAATCGCCAAGCCGCCAAGCGATGCGGTGATCGAGGCAAGCGTGAACCAGCGCAGCCGACGCCGCGGACCATCGGCCGGCACGATGCAACAGAGCAGCCCCCACGCACCGCACAGGGCGAAATGGCGCAGCCCGAACTTCGCGAAGAACGCACCTGCCCAGAGGTGATGCGCTAAGCGATCGAAGACGTAAATGCGATTCGCGATCGCGACGGATTCCGAGTCGACGCCGCGCGAGAGCGCCAGCCCCGGCACGATGCCGGCCAGAGCGATCAACCCGCCGACACAAAGCCCGGGCACGATCTGCTTCAGTGCTGGCCGCGACCGTCGATCTCCAAGCCATACGAAGCCGGCCGCGAGAACCGACCAGCCGCCGACGAGCACATGAAATGCGGACCCGATGCCGAACGCAATGAACGCTTGGTTCCAACGACAGAGCACCAGATCGGCCAAGCCCCAGAAGACGCACGCATACGCGACTCCCTTGGCTTCACAACCGCCGACGAACCATTCGCCCGACATCTGAAAATGGGCATTGAGTGAAAGGGCTGCCACTGCGGTGATCGCCGCCGAGCCAAAGCCGGTGACGAAGACTTGGCTCAACCGCCGCCAAGCGCAGGCCGTTAGGAACCAAATGGCGATGCGTCCGCACCAGGCGGCACGATCGAAGCTCAGAACCGTCGTCAACCAACCGAATGTCCGGTAGAAGACGACATGCGAATCGGACGACGACAAAAAGAAATCGTGTTCGATCCAGCGAGGCTCCCAAAAATGTTTCGCTTTCGTCAGATAGTGCGCTTCGTTCGTGTCCGGTGTCGGGCGGCCGGCGATGAGAAAAAAAACCGCGAACACCAGCAGCACATCCAGAACCGCCTTGAAACGGCTGCGCGTCGACATGCGGAACGTAGCGTCGGCGGTTTCGTACCGGCCGGCGACCGGCGTATCGAGCGCGACATTGAGTGGATGCTGTGCCGACAAACTTGTCCGCCTATCGGAGCGAATCGTTCGGGAAACGTGTCATTATGCCGGCAAGCGACGTCGAATAGAACCACTTGATCGACCTGCACGCGAAACATCTCCGGCCTACGTGTTGCTCAAACGGTGCGCTACGTCCTATATTTCCTACGGTGGATCGTTTCTTACATCAGCTTTGAGTCGTCGCTATGTCTAATGCAGAATCACCGGGTGAGCGTCTTCGTGCGGCTGTTCGAGGCGATACGTTGCTGGTGCCCGGCGCTTTCAACGCGTTGACGGCACGGCTCATCGAGGCGACCGGTTTTCAAGCCGCATACCTTTCCGGGGCGGCATTCTCTGCCGGAGCATTGGCACTCCCGGATATCGGGCTCTTCACGCTCAGCGAACTTGCCGAAGAGACACGACGGCTAAGCCATGCCGCACCCCGATTGGCGTGGATCGTCGATGCCGATACCGGATTCGGCGAAGCGGTTAATGTGGAGCGGACGGTCGGCGAACTTGAAGCGGCCGGCGCGGCGGCGATTCAACTCGAAGATCAACGCTTGCCGAAACGCTGCGGCCACCTGTCGGGCAAGTCGCTCGTCGACACGGCCGAGATGTGTGCGAAGTTGCGCGCAGCCGCTGCGGCGCGTCGCGATAAACAAACCATTATCTTGGCTCGCACCGATGCCCGCGGGGTCGAAGGTTTCGAGGCTGCGGTCGAGCGGGCGAAGCGGTATCTCGAAGCCGGCGCGGATTGGATCTTTCCCGAGGCGTTGGAAACGCCGGATGAATTCTCGCGGTTTGGCGCCGCCGTAAAGGTGCCGCTCGTGGCGAACATGACGGAGTTCGGCCGGAGCCCGTTGCTGACGCAAGCGGAACTCACCCAGCTTGGCTATGCGGCGGCTCTGATGCCCGTGACGACTTTACGAATCGCGATGCGCGCGGTTGAGCAAGCACTGACGACGATGTATGCCGAAGGAACTCAGAAGTCGCTTGTGGGGAAGATGCAAACCCGGCAGGAACTTTACGAACTGCTCGGCTATTCCGATTTCGAGGCTCGCGACCAAAGCTACTTCCAAGGAGATGGACGGAAATGAAAGCTGCCACCGGCGGTAATGCGGGAGGTTTGGAAGGAATCGTCGCAGGGCAAACGGCGGTCTGCACTCTGGCAGGCCGGATGCTTTATCGCGGCTATCCGATCGAGGAACTCGCAGCCGAGTCGACGTTCGAGGAAGTCGCCTATCTGCTGTTATACGGCGAGTTGCCTTCGTCCACGGCCTTAGCCGAGTTTCGGATTCGCATCGGCGCGGAGATGACGTTGCCGCCGGCGATCGTCGACACGCTCCGCTCCATTCCGGCAGCGACGCCAGGCATGGATGTCATGCGCACCGGTTGCAGCATGCTCGCGCATTTCGATGCGGAGACGGCCGACGATACCCGCCCGGCGAACTTGCGCAAAGCGGAACGGTTGCTCGCGAAGTTGCCGTTGATCATGGCGACGAAATATCGGCTCGATGCCGGACTAAAGCCGCTCGCCGCGGAGCCGGACCGCTCGATCGCGGAAAACATTTTGCGCCAGATCACCGACCGTAAGCCGGAACCTCGGGCCGTGCAGGCGCTCGACACTTCGCTCATTCTCTACGCCGAACACGAATTCAATGCCTCCACTTTCACGGCTCGTTGCGTGGCTTCGACCCTCGCCGATCTACACTCGGCGGTCACCGCGGCGATCGGCGCGTTGAAGGGGCCGTTGCATGGGGGTGCGAACGAGCGTGTGCTTGAAGTGCTGCGACAAGTCGGCGCCCCGGCGAACGCGGAGCCGTGGATTCGCCAAGCTTTGGCGAACAAGGTTCGCATCATGGGCTTCGGGCATCGCGTTTATAAACACGGTGACCCTCGCACCGTGATCATTACGCCGCTCTGCGCCGAACTGGCGCAACTGACCGGTAACGAAGCGATGGAGCAAACCGCAGCGACGATCGAGCGGATCATCGTCGCCGATAAAAGTCTGCCGGCAAACGTCGATTGGCCGAGTGCGCGGCTGTATCACTACCTGGGCCTACCCGTGTCGCTCTATACGCCGCTCTTCGTCTGCGCGCGTGTTTCCGGCTGGTCGGCTCACGTGATGGAGCAGTTAGAGAACAACCGGCTCATTCGCCCGGCGGCGGAATACATCGGGCCCGAGCAGCGGAAGTTCGTACCGATCACAAAGCGCTAACGGCGCACGATCGCGTGACCGGCCCGCGTGACGCACCAGCCGCCGGCAAAAGCGACGAGCGTTCCCAAGATCGCGATCGCTACGGCAGCGACGGCACTCGTCGCACCTAGCGAAGCCGGGAGTTCGTAGTCGGTTAGCGGAGCATTCCAAAAAGAACTTCCTGTCGAGAAGTTTCCACCCACGAGCGCCACTTCTAAACCATCCGGAGAAGCGCTCGCCAGGGGAGCCAAAAACGCGGCGATCGCTAAGGCCGCGATGAGCCCGAGGAGTGCTCCCTTAGTACGGGCCTGAATTGTAGGGGCTTGAGTCGCCGAGTCGGCTCCGTTTGCGAAGCTTTTCGTTTGATAGCTCGCGACGATGGCGATCACGCCTGCCGTCATCAAGCCTTCGACTGCTCCGATCGCTAAGTGATACGTCAGCATCGGGCGAATAATCGCCCCGGCCTCTGCACCGCCGCTCGCCAGTAATTCCTGCGAGCAAACACCGGCAGCCGCGACGACGCTGATGAATCCTGCTAGCGCAGCGGTCGGAATGCCGACCGTTCCGTTTTTCGCAATCGCTCGTCGCACGCCCCACGCGGCCCAGACGCCGACGATCGCCATGTTCAGCACATTCGCGCCGAGGGCCGATAGACCACCGTCGCCGAAGACGAGGCATTGCACCACGAGGACGACGATCATGACCCCCATCGCGGCCCAAGGGCCGAGCAACAAGGCGGCGATGGCGCCTCCGAGTAAATGGCCGCTTACCCCTTCGCCGGTCCCGTTAAAGGGCAGCGTATAGTTCACCATCTGTCCGGCGAAGACCAGCGCTGCGACTGCCGCAACCAACCCGGCATGTTGCGCGGCTCGGTTGTCGGTCGACCGCCTCATGTGCCATGCGCCGAGCAATGCCGTTCCCGCCGCGGCGATGGCCGTAGCAAGCGTCACAGTC
The window above is part of the Planctomycetia bacterium genome. Proteins encoded here:
- a CDS encoding citrate synthase (catalyzes the formation of citrate from acetyl-CoA and oxaloacetate), which gives rise to MKAATGGNAGGLEGIVAGQTAVCTLAGRMLYRGYPIEELAAESTFEEVAYLLLYGELPSSTALAEFRIRIGAEMTLPPAIVDTLRSIPAATPGMDVMRTGCSMLAHFDAETADDTRPANLRKAERLLAKLPLIMATKYRLDAGLKPLAAEPDRSIAENILRQITDRKPEPRAVQALDTSLILYAEHEFNASTFTARCVASTLADLHSAVTAAIGALKGPLHGGANERVLEVLRQVGAPANAEPWIRQALANKVRIMGFGHRVYKHGDPRTVIITPLCAELAQLTGNEAMEQTAATIERIIVADKSLPANVDWPSARLYHYLGLPVSLYTPLFVCARVSGWSAHVMEQLENNRLIRPAAEYIGPEQRKFVPITKR
- a CDS encoding CoA pyrophosphatase; the encoded protein is MTPSSDYLERLRSRLERPLPGRSAQALFEPELAYGRHFGPPPHDARRAAVLILVYPHDGAWHLALTKRRDDLPAHPGQVSLPGGYVEADETTKSAALRELEEELNVPQSSVEVLGNLSPLYIFGTHFYVIPWVAGCDHRPAFLPNVAEVGELFEVPIAYITDPANRGTHPRVVRGIRQAVPHFDWRLDSQVERIWGATAMILSEFLAVHDDANVDDSKHDSKECTA
- the prpB gene encoding methylisocitrate lyase encodes the protein MSNAESPGERLRAAVRGDTLLVPGAFNALTARLIEATGFQAAYLSGAAFSAGALALPDIGLFTLSELAEETRRLSHAAPRLAWIVDADTGFGEAVNVERTVGELEAAGAAAIQLEDQRLPKRCGHLSGKSLVDTAEMCAKLRAAAAARRDKQTIILARTDARGVEGFEAAVERAKRYLEAGADWIFPEALETPDEFSRFGAAVKVPLVANMTEFGRSPLLTQAELTQLGYAAALMPVTTLRIAMRAVEQALTTMYAEGTQKSLVGKMQTRQELYELLGYSDFEARDQSYFQGDGRK
- a CDS encoding energy-coupling factor ABC transporter permease, with protein sequence MLVAMHMPDHILSPTVTLATAIAAAGTALLGAWHMRRSTDNRAAQHAGLVAAVAALVFAGQMVNYTLPFNGTGEGVSGHLLGGAIAALLLGPWAAMGVMIVVLVVQCLVFGDGGLSALGANVLNMAIVGVWAAWGVRRAIAKNGTVGIPTAALAGFISVVAAAGVCSQELLASGGAEAGAIIRPMLTYHLAIGAVEGLMTAGVIAIVASYQTKSFANGADSATQAPTIQARTKGALLGLIAALAIAAFLAPLASASPDGLEVALVGGNFSTGSSFWNAPLTDYELPASLGATSAVAAVAIAILGTLVAFAGGWCVTRAGHAIVRR